In the Salmo trutta chromosome 33, fSalTru1.1, whole genome shotgun sequence genome, one interval contains:
- the LOC115172870 gene encoding heterogeneous nuclear ribonucleoprotein R — MAAEVNGSSAPVKEEDEPMDITVTHTENYQTLIDAGLPQKVAESLDNIFQTGLVAYADLDERAIDALREFNEEGALSVLQQFRESDLSHVQNKSAFLCGVMKTYRQREKQGSKVQESTKGPDETKIKALLERTGYTLDVTTGQRKYGGPPPDEVYSGAQPGIGTEVFVGKIPRDLYEDELVPLFEKAGPIWDLRLMMDPLLSGQNRGYAFITFCNKDAALEAVKLCDNYEIRSGKYLGVCISVANNRLFVGSIPKNKTRESILEDFSKVTEGLVEVILYHQPDDKKKNRGFCFLEYEDHKTAAQARRRLMSGKVKVWGNPVTVEWADPVDEPDPEIMAKVKVLFVRNLATPVTEELLEKTFSQFGKLERVKKLKDYAFVHFEDRDAAVKAMQQMNGKELEGEEIEIVLAKPPDRKRKERQAQRQPTRTTGYDDYYYYPAPRMPPPMRGRGRGGRGGYAYPPDYYGYEDYYDDYYGGGYDYHDYRGGYDDPYYGGYDDVYVPRGRGGRVSRGAPPPPRGRGAPPPRGRGGYVQRGAPMGVPRGSRGSRGGPPQQRGRGIRGARGNRGDNLGGKRKADGYNQPDSKRRQTNNQNWGSQPIAQQPLQQGGDYSGNYGYNNDNQEFYQDSYGHQWK, encoded by the exons ATGGCAGCTGAAGTGAATGGCAGTTCAGCTCCAGTTAAGGAGGAAGACGAACCAATGGACAtaactgtaacacacacagagaactacCAGACACTCATAGATGCAGGCCTTCCACAGAAAGTGGCGGAGAGCCTGGATAATATATTTCAGACTG GACTGGTGGCTTACGCTGACCTGGACGAGAGAGCCATCGACGCCCTGAGGGAGTTCAATGAGGAGGGAGCCCTGTCAGTGTTACAGCAGTTCAGGGAGAGTGACCTGTCACATGTGCAG aacaaAAGTGCATTTCTCTGTGGTGTGATGAAGACATACAGACAGCGAGAAAAGCAAGGAAGTAAAGTTCAAGAATCCACAAAGGGTCCTGATGAGACTAAGATAAAG GCTCTTCTGGAAAGAACAGGTTACACTTTGGACGTCACCACAGGACAGAGGAAGTATGGGGGGCCTCCACCTGACGAGGTGTACTCAGGGGCCCAGCCTGGAATCGGAACAGAG GTATTTGTTGGCAAGATCCCCAGAGACTTGTATGAGGATGAGCTGGTGCCTCTGTTTGAGAAAGCCGGGCCCATTTGGGACCTGCGTCTAATGATGGACCCCCTCCTTTCGGGTCAGAACAGAGGATATGCCTTCATCACCTTCTGCAATAAAGATGCTGCCCTAGAGGCCGTCAAGCTT tGTGATAATTATGAAATCCGGTCGggcaaatacctgggtgtctgcaTCTCTGTCGCAAACAATCGTCTGTTTGTTGGGTCAATTCCAAAGAACAAGACAAGAGAAAGCATATTGGAAGATTTCAGCAAAGTCACAG AGGGCCTTGTGGAGGTGATACTCTACCACCAGCCAGATGATAAAAAGAAGAACCGTGGCTTCTGCTTCTTAGAATACGAGGACCACAAAACTGCAGCCCAGGCCCGTCGCCGCCTCATGAGTGGCAAGGTGAAGGTGTGGGGGAACCCTGTTACTGTTGAGTGGGCAGATCCAGTAGACGAACCGGACCCAGAGATTATGGCAAAG GTAAAGGTGCTGTTTGTGAGGAACCTGGCTACACCAGTCACAGAGGAGCTCCTAGAGAAAACCTTCTCCCAGTTTGGGAAGTTGGAGCGGGTCAAGAAGCTGAAGGACTATGCCTTTGTACACTTTGAGGACAGAGATGCTGCCGTGAAG GCAATGCAGCAAATGAATGGCAAAGAATTGGAAGGCGAGGAGATAGAGATTGTTCTGGCAAAGCCTCCGGACAGGAAGAGGAAAGAGCGGCAGGCCCAGAGACAGCCAACTAGGACCACAGG ATATGATGATTACTACTATTATCCTGCTCCACGCATGCCGCCTCCCATGCGAGGCAGAGGCCGAGGTGGGAGAGGTGGCTATGCCTACCCTCCAGACTACTACGGTTACGAGGACTACTACGATGATTACTACGGTGGTGGTTACGACTACCATGACTACCGAGGTGGCTACGATGACCCTTACTATGGGGGATACGATGATGTCTACGTGCCGAGAGGAAGGGGGGGCAGGGTGAGTCGAGgtgccccccctccccctagaGGCCGAGGAGCACCACCCCCTCGTGGCAGAGGTGGCTACGTCCAAAGGGGGGCTCCTATGGGTGTACCGAGGGGAAGCCGTGGGAGCCGGGGAGGCCCGCCCCAGCAGAGGGGCCGCGGCATCAGAGGGGCCAGGGGAAACCGCGGGGACAACTTGGGCGGGAAGAGGAAGGCTGACGGTTACAACCAACCGGACTCCAAGCGCCGGCAGACCAACAACCAGAACTGGGGCTCCCAACCCATTGCCCAGCAACCCCTGCAACAAGGTGGCGACTACTCTGGTAACTATGGTTACAATAATGACAACCAGGAGTTTTACCAAGATTCTTATGGGCACCAATGgaagtag